TGGGAGTAGCAGAAGGAATAACATTTCTTGCAAGTAGTGGTGATGCTGGAGGGAGTGGATATAGTAATGGGCCAATAGGAACTGTAGGATATCCAGCAGTCTCACCTTTTGTAATAGCTGTTGGTGGAACTACAACTTATATTCAATTCCCTAACGGGTCTTATTACCAAACAGCATGGTCAAACTATGGCTTTGTGCCTAATTTTATAAATTATGGAGGATCTACTGGAGGAATTAGCATAATTGAACCAAAGCCTTGGTATCAATTTGCTTTATCAACTCCAGTAACTTATCCAAATGGCAGAGAAATTCCAGATATTTCAGCTAACGCTGATGTCTTCCCTGGAATTTATATAATATGCCCAGGGAACGTCACTCAAATAACCGGAGGTACGAGTGAAGCCTCTCCATTAACTGCTGGCGCTTTAGTTACAGTTATGAGTTATTTACACCAAAGATTAGGATTAATAACTCCTACATTATATATGATAGCTCAAAACTCTACATTGTATAATAAAGTCTTTTACCCAATAACGTTTGGTTATAATATACCATGGACTACAAGTTATGGTTATAATTTAGTTACAGGTTGGGGAACAATCAACTTTGGTGAATTGGCTAATGTTTTACAAAGTACGAAAACTTCTCCTAGCCTATCAATTGAGGTTAATGTTTATAATGTAAGTGGAATGACTCCTCTTCAGTTTTATCCTGGAGAAGAAATGTTAATAAACGCTAATATCACGTATAATGGGATAGAAGTTACGTCAGGTATTTTCTTTGCGACTATTGAATCAGTTTATGGTAACGTAACTACTGTTGAATTAGCTTATAATCCGACAGCAAAAGAGTGGACTGCAACCCTTACATTACCTTCGACTGCTGTTGGCGTAATATTTATTTACGTTTATGGTTCATCAGACGGTATTAAGGGAATAGGATATACTGAGTCATTCTCTGGATATTATATACAGTTCATAACTCCAGAAACTGGTGTTCCATTTGATAGTAATGTTACCCCAGTTATAGAAGCTTGTGCAACTAATGTATATGGGCAAGTAGCTCCTCCAAACTTTAGCTTTAGTATAACTCTTTATAGTTACAATATAACAACAAATCTATATGCAGATATTGGTGGAGAAATATTAACATTCAATTCATCAGTAGATTTGTGGACGACTAAATTACCTACCTTACCAGCTGGAGTAATTCTCGGAGAGACAAATGGGGCTTATGGGTTTATAGCGTTCTCTAATGGAATATATTTGCAATCTATGTTTATTTTGCCAGATGTAATAGTTGAGCCCGGTACAGTTGCTGGAGGACAAGCAGTTATAATTGAAGGAGAACCAGAACCTCCATTGGCATTATTTGGAACTTTAACTTATAGTGATATATTATATGGAACAAATATCACGGCCCAATTGATAAGTCCTAACGGAAAAGTGATAAGTAGTACAAGAGTCTTAATTACACCTTCTGGACAATATTTAGGATTCTTACCAGTGCCTAAAGATATTCAAAGCGGATTATACACATTGATTCTAACTGCTATCTACTACTCATATACGCTTAATGAATATATCACTGGACAATTTTACGGACAAATTTACATCAGTTCTTACTATAACGTTCCTCATGTTAATACAGTGAATTACGCTTATGAAGGACAAACAATTAACATTTACGCTAATATAACATATCCTAACGGAACAGAAGTAAAGTTTGGAATGTACTCTGCTGACATATATCCTACAATACTTTCGTCACAATACTCTACAATAAGCACAGAAATTCAAATACCTTTGTGGTATAATCCATCTTTGGGACTCTGGATAGGAAATGTAACACTTCCCTCAAGCATTTCGCTAGGTAATTTCACATATTTACAGACTACGTATGCGGGAGTACCATTTGAAATACTTGTAACCGGAGTTTCTGCTGATGGAATTCCAACTACTACTAACATTTCTGCTGAACATACTTTCTACGTTTTACCTTACACTGAGGTAAAAGGAGAAACTATAGATGTCGGACAAACATATAATGCTTACCTTGTTGATGATACAATAGTTGGAAATGTAACGTTATTAAATGACGTACTTTATAATGACACTATCATGGGACACGCAACTATAATTAATTCCAACGTCTCACTAATTTATCTTAAGGGAGGAAGTATAACTATAGAGGATTCAAACGTTAAAGATATTTATGCATACAACTCATCAGTTACATTAATTAATACTCAAGCTAACTACGTTAATTTAACTTCATCAACAATATCATTAATTAATTCTAAAGTATTGTCAGTATATCCGCCATTACCAAGTGTAATAATCTCATCGCCAAAAGATAATCAAAATGTCAGTGGAACTATAACAATATCTTATAGTGTTTCTGGTTCAGACATTTCAAAAGTAGAAATATTCTTAAACGGACAGCTATTGGCTACATTACCTTCTCCCAGTGGAAGTTATACTCTCAATACTGCAAATTATCCAGACGGAACATATAATATTACAGTAATTGCAATACAAAGTGATGGTCTTTCAAATAGCTCAAGCGTTTTAGTTAGCTTTGAAAATCAACTAAATTCGTTAGGCTCTACATTAAACTCTGATATAAGCAACGTACATTCTCAAATATCGTCTTTAGGAAATACTGTTACAAGTGACTTTAACAGTTTACAAAGTAACGTGTCAAGTGTGAAAACTTATGCTATCATAGGAATAGTTTTAGCCATAATAGGCATTATAATAGGAGCTGTAGCTATATTAAGAAAATAAAGTTTTTCTTTTCTCATTTCTTTATTATTCTTAAAATTACATAAATTATAATCAATATAATTGTTACTGCTAAAGCATAAATTCCAAATTTTTCAGCTAATGTAATAATATAATTTATTTGGTTTGCATAATGATAGCCAAGAAGAGATAAAATTACATCCCATATTGAATGCCCCAAGACTGTAAACACTAAGAATCTTATTATCCTCATTTGAGCAACTCCAGCGGGGTAAGAAATTAATGCTCTAAACTCTGGAACAAATCTAAAACTAAAAACAGCAATATCTCCGTACTTCAAAAACCAATTATGAAGTCTCATAAGTCTTGCATTATCTATAAACAAATATTTTCCATACTTTGACAAAAATGGATATCCTAACTTCAAACCAATTATGTATGCAATAACTGAGCCAACTAAGCTACCTAAAGTTCCTATTATTATTCCTAAAACAAGGTTTAACTGATTTAAAAAAGAGTAATAACCAACTAGCGGCATAATGATTTCACTTGGTATTGGTAAACCTAATCCTTCGCCTATCATTAAAACTAAAAGAAAAACATATCCTTGTGTACCTTGAAATACGTAAATCATTTAGGGATACGTAACATTCAAATCTAAAAAATTTTTCCCAACATAGTAAACGTACCTTTTATCTGCTTAGTATTCTCATTGCTTCTTGGCTTATGAATCACACTTTTCTTATTGTCTTTTATGTTAATGAACTTAAAGATAAAAATAATAATTTAAAATTCATAAGAATTTTATGTTAGTTATCTCTTCTGTTTATGGTCCCGTATCTTATCCAATTATAGCATCAACAATGAAAAGACACGATATTAAAATAGTTTTTGAGAAAAGTGAAGATGCTGACGTTTATATGGATGCAATTCCTCTATTAAATAACACAGATTACGTTCTAGTATCTAAAATGCTTCTCATAACACCAAAAATAGGAGATAAAATAGCTGTATGGAAGAAAGGAAGTGCTAATGATATTTTACTTCAACTTTTAGTAAAGCTTTACAAAATTTCACCAGAAATAATTTACACTGAAGACCCTTCAGAAGTGTATAAGTTATATATTCAAGGAAAAGTTGATTCGGCAATGGTAACTGTTGGCATAACTAAGGACGGAGAATATATAGAGGATTTATTCTTAAAGAAAGGATTTATCTTGCCTGGAATTTGTGGGGCAAAAGTGAATAGAAGAGAAGAAGACTTTGTTTCTGCTTATCAAGAAGGAATAGACTTATTTAAAGAAAACCCAGAAGAAACAGCTGAATATGTTGCCGATAATTTACCAATACCTCGACCTTCTACCTTTATTGAGAAAATAATGACTAATGCTAAATATAAGGTAGAAAGAGTATCATTTGATTTTAAGAAATTTACTTCAGAGATAGAAAATAAAAAATAAGGCTTCACTTAATTTATTTCATGCTACTAATTTATTCAACAAGAGACGAGATAAAAGGGAAAATTCCACTAATTCCTATCGGAAGTATTGAACAACATGGTCCTCATTTGCCTATGGGAACAGACTCAATAATAGTTGAAGAAATTGCCAAAAGAGTAGAAAGGAGTATGAGAGATAAAATCCTACTTTTCCCTACGATTTACTATACATGCTCTCTTGAACATGGCAATTTACCGTATTTTGGTGTTTCTTATCAAACTTTATTTAACTATTTGCTCGATCTCTTAGAGAAGATAAAGGATTACTTTCCTCTTGCAATAATCTTGAACGGTCATGGAGGTAATGAGTCCTTACTTGATTTAGTAAGAAGACAAGTAAATTTCACTAACTCAAATTTTAAGGTTTACATTTTTTCTTTAGTCGGAAAAGGGAAACAATACTTTAATGTAAATGATCTTCATGCGGGGACTGTTGAGTCTTCAGTTATTAAGAGAATAAACTCAGACTTAGTTAGAGAAGAAAAACTAAAAGAAGTAAATTATGAAGTAAAGCAAGGCGTTTTTGAAACTATAACAACTTCTGAAGCAAATCCTTTTGGTATAATTAATCTTGACGGTGAAATAAAAATAAATGAACAACTGGGAGAAGAGTTTATCAAAAGGGCCACAGAAGAACTTATTAATTTCATTAACTCTCTAAACTTTTAACTAATTCTTTCCCTTTTTGAGTAAGAACAAATCTCCCCCTTTCCCTTTTTATAATTTCATCTTTAATTAAGTCATTAAGTTCCCTCTTCAATGCGTCTGTTGAAATATTTAGCTGATCCTTTATATCTTTAAATAATACTGGTCTATCATAAGAATTCAAAATTTTAATTATCTTAATCTTTAATTCGCTAAGCATAAAAAGGAAATAGAGAGGAGGTTTATAAATAATCCTCTCTATTAAGAGCTTCAAAGTAGAATCTTAATTATTACTTATTCTCTTCATCAATTATATTAATTAAAGAATAGCTTAGGATAAGAGATTTTATCTTTAGTAAATTTTACTCAATACTTTTAAGAAACGCACTCTATCTATAAGTTAGCTCTCTGACAAGAATGAATTTTAGTCGCATCTTTTGTAATTGCTTATAATTTTTATGAATCTAAATCGGAAGATGTTTTAAAATATTAAGATTATTCTTCTCGAATGAGAAAATAACAAAAGGTGAAGCTTAATTCAGAAAAGTTTTTTACTTTTCTTAATTAGTCAGTAATTATGAATTGCATAGAAGTCAATAATGTTGTTAAGAGATTTGGCAATGTTCATGCTTTAGATGGGATATCGTTCTCTATTCCTTGTGGAGCTAAGTATGCTTTGATTGGACCTAATGGTGCTGGAAAGTCTACTACTCTCAAAATTTTATCTGGCTTACTCACTCCAGACTTAGGAGAAGTTAAAATAAAAGGGATGAGACCTAACTCTAAAGAAGTTAAGAAGATCTTAGGATATCTACCGGAAGATGCTATGCCTTATAGGACTCTAACTGTATTAGAAAACTTGGAATATATTGCTTCATTAAGGGGAATTCCAAATCCTAGAGAGAAAGCTTTACAAATGATTAATATCTTTGGTTTGCAAGAGTACATGCATACTGAAGCTGGTAAACTTTCAAGAGGAAATTTGCAACGATTATCTTTAGCCTTAACTATTATTCATGATCCTGAAATAATTCTACTTGATGAACCGCTTAATTATTTGGATATTCCTACTCAGGAACTAGTGATTAGCATTCTTAAGTCATATATACTTTCAACCCTTTTAGTCTCAACTCATATAATGTCTATTGCAACTAGATTGGCAACACATGCAATAATTATAAATCACGGAAAAGTAGTCTGGGTAGGAAGCATTGATGATTTAAAGAAGATGGGTAAAGAAAATGAGCCAATAGAAAGCATTGTTGCAAGAATAATGACTGGTGGAATAACATGATAGGAAAGGTGATTGAATTAAAATTAAGGACTGTTTTCAGTTTGCCTCTTTTAGTTTTCTTTATATTCATTGCATTTATTTCTACGGTCTTTGCAATAGGATTTGCTAATATTCCACCTCAATTAGATCAGCCAAATTCTTTTGATATTGTTTTCCCTATTTCGATCTTTTCCTCTTTTCTTCTTGGATATACTCTCTTTCCTAGAAGTATATTAATTACTAAATCGGATTTGGATTTCTTATTTCAAATTCCCCTCGATGATAAAGACTTTCTTATAGCAACTACTTTAGCTGGTTTTATTATCAATTACCTTTACCTTTCCTTTCTCGTCATCTTTTTAGCTCTCATAATGCATTATTACGGTTTTCTTTTCCTTATTATTTTCTCATTAGATTTAACTTTTCTAAGTAATCTTCTTTATCTTCTAACTTTTTGGAAAAGATTACCAATAGCTATTATCTTAGTTTTATGGTTCGTTTCTTCATATTTTGATTTTCCCTTATCACCATTTTCTATAGAATATGGAAACTTCCTTGGCTTTTATTTATTCCTTATTTTCTCCTTATTACTTGCATTACTCTTGTTCAAGTACTTTTCCTTATCAAATTACGTAAATACAATGCTAATGGAGCTTGGAGGACAAAGAGGATCAGTAAAAAGTTTAATTAACTTATCTTCTTCTTCTCCTTTCATGGCTATGCTAAAGAAGAACCTAAACTTAATAGAAATAGGCGGAAGAACTGGTGGATTTACTGGAGGACAATACAGTATCGCAAGAGTCAAGATTTATTACTTAACATTAGGTGTTTTAGCTTTGGCAATAGCTTACTATTTCGTTGCAGATCTTATACCCATTTTCTCTTTCTACTTTGTCCTAATAGAGTTCTTTTTAAATTATTCCATCGCCCAAGCATCTTTTATAAATGAACCATTTTGGATAAATTTAACAATAATGAGCCCAATAGAATTTGTTAGGAGATACTTTTTAAGCAAATTAATCTCGCTTTACATAGTATTCATACCTCTTCCTATTCTAGCTTTTATAATGGGAAATTACAATGAAGCAATAGCATTTCTAATAATCCCATTAACGTTCATAATTATGACCTCATTATTAGTTAGATATTACCCAGCTACCCAACAAAGCATGCAGAATGATAGGATAACTTTTAGTAAAATTATACTATCTTATGTGGTATTGGGAATAGGAATAACAATTAGCGTTTTAGCTGTATACTTCCCATTTTACACATTAATTGGAGTAATAATATTAGATTTGCCTTTCTTTATATCACAAAGCTTTTGGGAAAAAGCATTTGAAAGAAATATAAGAGCATAATCATAGTATTGCTGAGTAGGCAAAAATTCTACCTAGAAATTGAAAGATTTATATGCGAATAGCGTCAAAATGTCCAAAGAAGCTATAGAAATAATTTATATCTAACAATGATACTGTTGATGAACTCGGACCGAAGGAAATGTTGCTGACTTCTTCCTTATCCTCAGTGCTTTCCCAAATTCAATTCATGAAAAATATTACTATAATTTTATTTTAAATAAAATATGAATTAAAACTTAAGAAACAAATTGAATCACCTTAGAAAAAATTCGCCGTTTTCACAATGTACTTGATCACATTTTTGTCTTTAGTATAATTATAATAAAAAATTAGGAATACAGGTTTTTATTTATACGTGTTCACACATAGCAGAATGAATACGCATTAACGCATATAAAGGAAAAAGAAAAAACTAGAAAAAAGAATAAATATTAGGATGAAGAAAAAACAAAAGTTGCT
The nucleotide sequence above comes from Sulfurisphaera javensis. Encoded proteins:
- a CDS encoding protease pro-enzyme activation domain-containing protein, which codes for MVSFLFLISILTPTVILTAAQNQYIQPIKEQGFKRIGTLSPSQRVIFTVYIPLKNLGLLYYYAEETSNPSSPLYHHFLTQSQIAKLFYPTEEYNKILNYMKSQGFNILFTAADSVIVAEGSVSQIENAFNIEYALYSNGTFSYYTVYGVPKFNVYIVSNNLTSVLFAHPSTLITQKDLEKFYQSINQTFSIEAYWPTALQRVYNLTSLFNIGYEGQNYTIGILDFYGDPYITQQLAYFDKVTGLPNPPNFTIVPIGPYNPNLGIITGWAGEISLDVEIAHTMAPKANITLYIANPNLPLSSIIAYIVSQDKVDVLSQSFSIPESSFSNFFNGETFYSCVVLTDEYYAMGVAEGITFLASSGDAGGSGYSNGPIGTVGYPAVSPFVIAVGGTTTYIQFPNGSYYQTAWSNYGFVPNFINYGGSTGGISIIEPKPWYQFALSTPVTYPNGREIPDISANADVFPGIYIICPGNVTQITGGTSEASPLTAGALVTVMSYLHQRLGLITPTLYMIAQNSTLYNKVFYPITFGYNIPWTTSYGYNLVTGWGTINFGELANVLQSTKTSPSLSIEVNVYNVSGMTPLQFYPGEEMLINANITYNGIEVTSGIFFATIESVYGNVTTVELAYNPTAKEWTATLTLPSTAVGVIFIYVYGSSDGIKGIGYTESFSGYYIQFITPETGVPFDSNVTPVIEACATNVYGQVAPPNFSFSITLYSYNITTNLYADIGGEILTFNSSVDLWTTKLPTLPAGVILGETNGAYGFIAFSNGIYLQSMFILPDVIVEPGTVAGGQAVIIEGEPEPPLALFGTLTYSDILYGTNITAQLISPNGKVISSTRVLITPSGQYLGFLPVPKDIQSGLYTLILTAIYYSYTLNEYITGQFYGQIYISSYYNVPHVNTVNYAYEGQTINIYANITYPNGTEVKFGMYSADIYPTILSSQYSTISTEIQIPLWYNPSLGLWIGNVTLPSSISLGNFTYLQTTYAGVPFEILVTGVSADGIPTTTNISAEHTFYVLPYTEVKGETIDVGQTYNAYLVDDTIVGNVTLLNDVLYNDTIMGHATIINSNVSLIYLKGGSITIEDSNVKDIYAYNSSVTLINTQANYVNLTSSTISLINSKVLSVYPPLPSVIISSPKDNQNVSGTITISYSVSGSDISKVEIFLNGQLLATLPSPSGSYTLNTANYPDGTYNITVIAIQSDGLSNSSSVLVSFENQLNSLGSTLNSDISNVHSQISSLGNTVTSDFNSLQSNVSSVKTYAIIGIVLAIIGIIIGAVAILRK
- a CDS encoding DedA family protein encodes the protein MIYVFQGTQGYVFLLVLMIGEGLGLPIPSEIIMPLVGYYSFLNQLNLVLGIIIGTLGSLVGSVIAYIIGLKLGYPFLSKYGKYLFIDNARLMRLHNWFLKYGDIAVFSFRFVPEFRALISYPAGVAQMRIIRFLVFTVLGHSIWDVILSLLGYHYANQINYIITLAEKFGIYALAVTIILIIIYVILRIIKK
- a CDS encoding DUF3834 domain-containing protein codes for the protein MLVISSVYGPVSYPIIASTMKRHDIKIVFEKSEDADVYMDAIPLLNNTDYVLVSKMLLITPKIGDKIAVWKKGSANDILLQLLVKLYKISPEIIYTEDPSEVYKLYIQGKVDSAMVTVGITKDGEYIEDLFLKKGFILPGICGAKVNRREEDFVSAYQEGIDLFKENPEETAEYVADNLPIPRPSTFIEKIMTNAKYKVERVSFDFKKFTSEIENKK
- a CDS encoding creatininase family protein; the protein is MLLIYSTRDEIKGKIPLIPIGSIEQHGPHLPMGTDSIIVEEIAKRVERSMRDKILLFPTIYYTCSLEHGNLPYFGVSYQTLFNYLLDLLEKIKDYFPLAIILNGHGGNESLLDLVRRQVNFTNSNFKVYIFSLVGKGKQYFNVNDLHAGTVESSVIKRINSDLVREEKLKEVNYEVKQGVFETITTSEANPFGIINLDGEIKINEQLGEEFIKRATEELINFINSLNF
- a CDS encoding winged helix-turn-helix domain-containing protein, coding for MLSELKIKIIKILNSYDRPVLFKDIKDQLNISTDALKRELNDLIKDEIIKRERGRFVLTQKGKELVKSLES
- a CDS encoding ABC transporter ATP-binding protein, which codes for MNCIEVNNVVKRFGNVHALDGISFSIPCGAKYALIGPNGAGKSTTLKILSGLLTPDLGEVKIKGMRPNSKEVKKILGYLPEDAMPYRTLTVLENLEYIASLRGIPNPREKALQMINIFGLQEYMHTEAGKLSRGNLQRLSLALTIIHDPEIILLDEPLNYLDIPTQELVISILKSYILSTLLVSTHIMSIATRLATHAIIINHGKVVWVGSIDDLKKMGKENEPIESIVARIMTGGIT